The genomic DNA AGGGGCTCATGATGGTGCGGCGGCGCCGTTTGAACGTGAGGACGACGGTCCTCTACCATCGAGCATTGGGGCATTGGGCGAGAGGCTTCGTGGTCTCGTGGACCGTTTGGTCGAGTGGATTGCAGCCTCTTAAGCCGTTCAGCCTCGCTCACCAGCCAAGCGATGCGTCTTTTTGCCAGCAAACACCGCTGGTGACTTCGGTAGTTCACCATCCACCTCCTGCGCGTCGCTGCCGTTATGCGACGGTGCTCCACGCCCATCCGTGCTACAGCCCCGCCTCGGCACCCGCCAGCCACGCCAGCGGATCCCTTGCACCGCCGCTGCGGGCGCCTGCAGCCGGACAGCAAGCCTCGATGCGTCGCTCTGGCCGTGCAAAAAATTTAACATAGAATTCCGCCCTAGGTCATTTTCTGAGCTAGCTGCGCCAATGCTGACGTGTATAATACTTATGTATCATCCATACAAAGGTGCTGCAACAAGGTATATGAGCGGATCCTATTTCTGTGTCCTACCTACCTACACGATCAAAAACAGGGCAAAGCAGCAACGGCCAGTATACAGTATACCTAATCTGTATATTTGGACAATGCAGTATCGGGCGCCCATCACCTGAATCTGAAACTTTTTGGCCAGTTCCATATGACTCCGTCATGTGCCTTCTGTTTTCTTCAACGCGAAGGAGAAATCCATATAGTTGTGATGGATTCCATCACGTACCTCACTCCAGCCAATATTCGCTCCACAAAACACTACCCGAAACTTTACCTCCTGAGAAATTGACACCAATACTGATTCAGCTAGTGGCACCCTCTTGCCTGACTGATCTCAGAAATAAACTGCCTGAGCCGCTCCCCCCCACGTCCAGGTCTGACAGTATTGATATCACCCCATTTTGAGCACAAGTCCACATCTGTCCCATTCTGTTCTTTGCCCAAGTTCGGACACCATACCCCTGGAACCAACTGGACAGGAGACCGGTTTAGTAGTTCATCATCCATCTTCTTCAGCACCGGCGTGTCCTCCTCAAACCGCCTCGCAAAGGCAGCACTGCTGTTCAACAtgttctcgaagtgtgattcaTTGAGAACAAGTGGATCGAGGCCTGGAGGATCATCCCAGACAAAGTACCGCAGATCGCCATTGACAATTGTGTTCAGGAAGTCGGAAGAGTTGCAGATGAGAGTCTGGAAGTAGGACTCCACGGAATAAGCTGTGTTGGCAAAGTACATCAGTAGTTTGCGGGGTAGGTTGTCCCAACCATGCACACAGTGTTCAGCAAAGTTCCTGCTCAGAATTACCCAGGGAGAACCTGCAAGACAGAAAATAATACAAATTAGAAACATAATACAACTTTGTGGAGCACACAAAAATTTCCTATAACTGTACACGAGACAAAAAATTTATTGATCGCATATAGCTAGATGTAATTGTAAATACTTGTTTGGCCCAGCAATCTGATAACAGTGGCATTGTAGTCATCATAGGAAGAGGACCTTACTCTCTAGAGTGTAGATGGACAGAGAGAAGGCTAACATGCAGCAAGGCGATAACTAAATCGTAATCCCATTTTTGACAAAACAGCACTGTAAAGCCCCCAAAATTGTTTTCAACTTTATGTAATCAAGCCCTTTAACTCTAGTTTGATTGTGTTGATGGGAATCCCTTACATATTTTGTTTCATTTCGAAGCTTAAACTATTGAAATCTAATCAGGTCCTTTTGCTTACATGATTACCAAAGAAATGAGCCCTTTAACTCTTAAGTAGCATGTCATTTTTTATCCTTAACTCCAAAGTACTTACTAAAGAAATATAAACTATTATTGAAACATTATAATCTTATATAAGAGATGCTTTCTAGTAAATGATATATTAGAGATCTTTGAATACAGAATTATTTTCTTGGCACGTCTACTGTTCATTTATGAAATTCGTCTCCTGAAAAGATTAATAGTCTAGATGATAACAAATTACCTTATAAATTTTCGTTCTTAATCACCATTCGCTCAAATTAATATCTATGTTATTACCTGGAAAGTAGCAAAGCTTTCATTGAACATAAAAAATGGTAGGATGGCTCTAATAACATTATCACATATCTGAAGGGCTTGATAGCACAGAATTGAATAACTTTGGGGCTCAAACTATCTAGAGTTTCAGGACTTACTGAACAAAACAGAATAATGCATTTTTTTGTAAATTCCCCGGCTGTCCAAATAAGTCTGAACAAAAAATAATGCCAGGCACACCTGTGAATATCTGGAATGTATCAGGCATTTGTCTTATTTCTTTTGAAGGGAAGGGTTCAGTGTTTCTGTCCGTATATAGACTTGGATCAACAATAATCTTTTCAAATCTTTCATGCCTGCAACggagaatagaaaaggaactTTAGGGGGGAAAACAGAACAGTGTTAGGAAGAATCTAGAAATTACCCTACCAGCACAACTTaccttttccatccaagctcaCTTGTGTGATCAATAAAGTTGAGGTCCCTTGGCACAAAAGAAAAGGCATAAAGGAGATCTACATGAAAAAACAAGATGTGTTATTTCAATGGAAAAAAAGTAACAAAGTGGTAAGAAGCTGTCAAACAGAATTTCTGATAAATAAACAATAAATAGTATGTACTAACATGTTAACCGTATATTGCTCGTGAGCTAACAGAACTAGAGTTTATCTTCAGTTGACTCGCACCGAATGGATCAGACTGAAAATCTAGGtcatgaaaatatgattgctATTTTTTTCAGGTTCTCATCAATTTGGTCCATAAGCAGAACTCAACAACATATGTGAGGATTAATAACACCGAATGGGCCCTGCCACATTTGTTCAATGCAATAGCAGTAAGAGCAAGATAAAGAACGGTTTATGATGCTAGCACTGGTGGAAGATGGATTTCAGATATTAGAGGAGCTTTAAGTGTGCAGGTCATGATTGAATACCTTCACTTGTGGGAGCTTCTTTCCAATGTTGAGCTACAGCCAGAGGTGGAGGACATACATATTTGGAAGTTCACAACCTCTGGAGTTTATTCCACTAAATCAGCTTATGAGGCTTTATTCATTGGGGCCACTCAGTTTGATTCATGGAAAAGAATTTGGAAGAGCTGGGCTCCAGGACAATGCAAGTTCTTCATGTGGACTGTGGCCCATAATCGGTGTTGGACAGCAGATAGACTTGCTAAAAAAGGCCATAACCACCCACCGAAATGCCCACTTTGTGATCAGGTTGGAGAAACAATTGATCACCTGTTGGTCTCTTGTGTTTTCACCCGGCAGTTTTGGTTCAGCATCCTGCAGCAGTTTGGTATGCAAGCTATCGCACCACAGTTAGAAGATCACAGTTTTGTTGACTGGTGGGCTGGTGCCAGCAGCAGATTCTCTGGTCAGGTCAAAAAGGGAGTTAATTCCATTATTATTATCTTGGGGTCTTGGTTAGTTTGGAAGCACCGTAACCACTGTGTGTTTAATTGGGGAGCCCCTAATTTAACCAGGGTCGTGACAGCCTTTAGGGAAGATGTCCAGCAGTGGTCTGTAGCAGGGCTCCAGGAGTTTCATATCTCTTTGCCCTTGCTCCTCCCTCCTAACTGCACTAGTCAGGTGGTGTGATCTGGTCCGTTTAGTGGTATCTTTTGTTTAagagagattttttttattttagggTGTGTTACAGACCCTTTACCCTGTAACTTTTTGGTTTTGGGGGctctttcccctttctttttcctttttaatatattgatgcgcagctctcctgcgagttcgagaaaaaaaaacaccgaATGGATCAGACTATATAGGAACAACAAAAATCAGAAGTTGACAAAGGCACATGTCATAATTGGCAGTTTCAAGGACCGCCAGGACGATTAATAACTGGAGCATTAAGTAGGATTCCGTGCCAATTCATTCTAAAGCCATCCACCAAGCCGAACGTACCTACATTGATGCCCCAGCTACCAACATAGAATCGACCAGGCCCCAACCAGACTGTCAATGCCACGACAGCAGTAGGCCTATTGTACCATGCAGTGGAAGCAGGGCATCCATCACACGTATCCTGGTCACCACACCACACACTGAATCATGTTATGGTCACAGCAATCAGCTAATTAATCGCCTTCCCTCCTACCTACCATCAAGGAAAATGGACAAATATTTTCCCTTGCAATTCCAAATTTCATTGCGTAACTATCCAAATAAGTGTTTCACGAATTGCTAACCAATCTGCCATGCTATCATATACAACGAACGAACCACCATCTGCCATTACTGTCATATACACCGAAGTCACTAATTTGTCCTGCCAACCAACAGGGTTGTATTTAGGTTTTCTAGCATCTTTCTCCGGTTACAGCTCTTACTGGTCACCAGGAGCACACATTAACTGCTCAACGGTATTGAATAATTCGTGTTTGGTTGAGACtacgaaatttttttcaaaaaagacgaatgcatgcatggagtactaaacgaagtttatttgcaaaattttttcacgGATGGATGTAATTTTTTGAGACGAATCTAGTGACGGTAATTAAGCTATGatttgctatagtgatgctacagtaaccatcctctaatcgtgcagccaaagacctcattagattggtctcgcGAATTTACCAGGGGTCCTGCaggtagttttgtaattagactttatttaatactataaattagtggtcaaatgtgcaaaaagttttcgcgaaatttttttcagcccaaaccaaacACGGTGAGTACCACTGACGACTACAGGTACAAGGCCAACTTGGTCCAACAACACCATGTGGGTACAGTATTGGAACTATTGACACTGAAAGTTGTGGTAACATTGATTATTCAGCTAGTATTACGGACAACAGCCGGTACAAAAAGAACCTATAGGCCGATTTGATCCATAAGCATAGCTAAACAAGAACATCTAGGTTGGTACAGTATTGGAACAAACAAAAATCAAAAGTTGACAGTTGCCAAAGGTGCATCTAGTGCCCCCAAAGTTTGAAGGACCACCAGGACGAGGACGATCAACACCAGGAGCATCAAAACACAAGAAGCAGGATTTCGTGCCAACTCATTGTAAgggctgcaagcctgcaacggGGCTGCCCAGCTCCCAACATCAAATCGACCAGGAAATGTCCCTCTCAGGGAGCCACCCAACCACACTGGCATCACGCACGCCCCCCACTCTATTCTAGAAAGTAGTCGTAAATCGCAAGCAGGGCATCATCCATCACACTTACTTGAACACGACGCAATGACAATGAATCACATTCTGATTGATCACGGCGATTAGCGAATCGCCTTTTCGGCCTACCATCGGAGGAAACTATGATTCTTCTTTTTTGCGTGCAATTGAACATTTTCATGAAGATTATCCTTTTTCTGAACAATTATTTTCTTAATAGataattgaaaaaaaatgcaTTCCCATGTTTTAATAATAAAATCCATGATGGAAGGAGCGGGCTATTTTTCTTACCCTCCTGCGTGACCAGCGGGTAGTCCTCTGCGCTGAGCGTGATGAGCCAGTCCCAGTGGGCCCCGATCCTGGGCAGGACTGCCGCCCCGtgcagcacggcggcgagcgccgaCGACCCGGTCCGGTCGACCGCGTAGGCTTCCCCCACGATGTCGACGTTCCGGAACTCCCTCCACGCGGGCTCGTCCTGCCTGACCGCCCGCGCCAGCGCCTCCcgctccccggcggccgccccggCGTCGAGGTGCAGCAGGTAGCGGTTGCGCGGGTGGTAGACCGCCCGGAGCAGGCGAAGCACGCGGCGCGCGTCCCCGCGCGTGCCGGAGATCCAGTACGCGAAGGAGGGCGGGCGGCCGGGCCCCCActccgcccgcggcggcgcggggcgggacGCGGCGGAGGACCGCCAGGCGAAGAGGACAGGGGAGGATGAGGAGGCgcagaggagcaggagcaggaacaGCAGCGCCGCCACTGCCAGGCACGGGGGCAGCCGGCGCGGCCGCATACCGGCGCTGCCGGCCGGGTTGTTATCGGTGCCGCTGTGGCTTTGCGGGCGAACGCCTGCCAGAACGGGCTGTGGGCTGTGGCTGGGCCAGCTAGCTTGCTCGGCCGTGATAGACCGTGGACGAGTCGTCTTGGCGCGTGCGTGGAAGCCGGGAGAAGCGCCGCGAAGGCGACGGTTTGAGAAGGCGATGGCGGATGGgaaggcgggggaggaggaggtggcgccgcTGTCGTCGGGGTGGTGGGGAGTTTCCGGTTGGCGTCTAGTCGTGGTGGGGCTGGGCAGGCGGCGTGCCGTGTGGGCTTGGGCTTGGGCTTGGGCGCGGCGcgtggcgaggcggtggagaggTCAGAGAGGTCAAAGGTGGTGGGGACTGGGGGttcggcggcgcccgcgcccgcgcgccgTGTGGCGAGACGAGAGCACGCGGTGGGTTTTGGACGAGGGGGTTCGTCGTTTTCTCGGAGCGGATTTTCAGCCGCGGGCGGCAGGTGCGCCGGATAACTGTGCAGACACGATTGCGCTAAGATTCGTGAACGACAGGTACAGTTGTAGTATTTTGAATGTATCTATAAATAGTAGTAACGTGTTCTTTTTTACATGGAGCGAGTACCGAGGAGAGCAGCTGAGTATTGGGGAAAGGACAGCTGCTTTGAACAGGAACAACACATCGTACCTTAGGAATCTTGAACAGTAAAAATAGGTTATTTTAATATCTAGGTCGGATGGACGAAATGTTCAGAATGCTCAAGTTCATTCATATAGAAGGCGTCCCTTGTTTAAAAATATTCATTCACACACATGTAATTCTTCTATTACATAATAAAATTTACAAAATATCTCAATGCACCATGACGTACATGTTCAACACAAATTTGTTATATCAAATACATGATGCACATATTTTATTCAATCTTTATGCATTAGTGTTGTGCCCACAGCATACCTATCACAATGAACGGAACTTGTGCATATCAAAGAAATGTCGGAAATACTATTGGAACATACATATTTTAGTGTCAAGcaatttcttaaaaaaaatcaactatttAAAGAGTAGGTTTGAGGGTGCAAATATTTTTGTACAAATGAAACTAGAAAAGTTCATTCAGCGACAGAAGCACATGATTCAAGAAATTTTAGTTTAGAAGCATCACATTATGTAAAGAAAATTTAATATTCAGTTTCTAACTTCCCCCTAATCATATGTATTTTCAGTACGTAAAGTTCCAAAAATTTAATATTTAGCTTGTAAATTCCCCCTAATCATATGCATAAGAATAATTTTCTGTATAGAGTAAGCACCGATGGATTAAGGCAACTGTGAAGAGAAAGTTAAGTTGTGATCAATGACCTAATAAAGTCACGTGATGATAtgaagtggatcatatcattcaaggaagatcaagccaagtgttgacttaTGATGATAATCAAAAAGTTTGATGGAGGTTGGTGCTTATGTGGCATTAACATTTGAGaaaatgaaatggaatgcgcaaagCAAACGTATGACTtatagggcatttcatttcactggTCAttcggatttaggatagatggtcgtactatcaagaggggcaaacttgtttgcatatcggtcatctagtgccacttgagcgaacTAACTTTGCgtatgttgctaggatcgagtggcgttaAGAGTTATTCAATTATGATTTGAAAAATGCTAACTAAAGCTTAAAGGTGTTGATCATCCTGTGGGAGATCATTTGGAGTTGGCATGCTTTGGAAAAATGATGTTTGGTGTGCTCCTATCTATGGGTTGGATCTTGGAATAGATTTCTGGGTTGATCCATTTTGTTTTGGATCCtttattcagttgggttgtgtattCCTCTAAATAAACTTTCCACGGAGTCCAAGATTATCTAATTTGTTTGGAGTTAAAAGTTATGAGCGGTTTAACCAAGGAGCGTTTTGCTGGAATTGGACCCGCGGACGTTCCGGCCTTGagtgggcggacagtccgcgcgaTCGAATGTTCGAACCTATAAAAGGTTCGGATGTTCGAACTTTTTCATAGGCGGACAGTCCGTTCAGGCAGCATAGACAGTCTGCTACCTTACAGGAACTGGTTTGAGCCACAGTCACCAATTGGTTTGGATGTCTGGACATCTTGTTGAAGGGCGGGCGTTCCGGCCCCTAGGGGCGGTGTAGGATCTaggacaccgactagagggggggtgaataggcggtttaaaactaaaagcacaaacactagagaaatttaattaataaCACAAGAGAGCTCCTATGTCTAGCAAAAACTAACACTAGTGTgatttgcaacctagggtgacaagaggCAATTCAAGCTCGAAGAAAGTAAAGTGctcaaagtaaattgcaagaatagaaatgagcaagagaaataaccaagcttgacacaagaaattttTCCCGTAATGTCAATGACTTGTCGGTCACCCCTACTCCATGTTGAGGTGGACCCAAAGAGTCAactgctcctctatcaagaaatctcttgatcttgagccggttTGAATCAATGAACTTCTCCAAACCTCGATTCCATTAGAGTTGCttttcaccactccggtgaggtgagcacaagaaccTCTCACAACAAATTTCGGGGCACCTCTACAATCTTCTTGAAGGGCTCCACGAAATCACATTCTCCAAGCTGTCTAGaaagcggcaactcccaagagtaacaagtcgatgatgcttgcttgaagattccctagtgccacaaagctcaaactcttgatgcaatacaCTAAGGAAGCTCTCGCGCTCACAAAAATGCACCCTCAAAGcaaagagtgagagagagaggagaccaGCTCAAATGGGTGAAGTtgagatggcaacgggtacataCCCGACGGGTATTGGCCacccatacccgtacccgcCAAGACTAAGCtttacccgtcgggttacccgtaCCTGTACACGGGTAGGAAAATGCTTCCATACCCGTACCCGTGCGGGTAATTTGTACCCGACGGGTAACCCATACCCGAAAGCTTACCCGAGAATTACATATAAATATCACGCATTCATATGAAAAACAATTCATTCAAAACTAAAATTGGAGTGAATGTGGAGTAGGATTTTAAGGAGGgttcaacaatatatatatatatatattcaaattcaaaatcacaaGTTACTATCCATGATACAATTCAAATTCAGCAGTTACTATTCAAATTTgtggcactattcaaaataTCAGGTACTATTCAAATTCTGAATATGAATAGGAGAATCCCACTCACAAGGTGGATGAACCACTTCAGGGGGTCTCTCTTTATGCACAATATTTGGAAAAATAATTAGGGAGTATTTAGCAACTCAGCGAGCAGAGTGTCTCTTTCACGCTACTATTTGTAGCCGTATTCTGGCAATATAAATTGGCTAAGTATGCGCTTGACTCTTAATTAAGAAAATAAACAGTGCACGAGCACTCACCAGAGAGTGGCTCAGGCACCCAAATTCTACACTATTCTACGATAGCGACTTGCGTGGGTGGTGGATATGAGTGCGTGATTATTTGCGCGTGATTAGTGAATATGCAGAGTATGGTATGCGTGCTTCTCAGGATCTTGGCAGGTTGGCGAAACCAAAATTTCAGCCAGTGGAGTGTCTTATGCTTGTGTAAAtcctactcggtactcaccgcatgcatcgctagcttgcttcagaaccaggcctacccggtcttctcccgaactaacccCGGCCACGCGTACACAGGACTCAGGCCCTACCGTCTCCCCAGGCAGTTACACccgaagggaacacttctctgCGGACACAGGCTCTCTCAGATGCCTCTCCATGGGCTAAACGAGAGCAACTCAACGCAGAGGTTTCTCCTCTAGGGTCCCTAGCGTAAAGACACCACCTCGTGTGCACGAGCTCAAAGGAAAGCAGGGAAATTCACAGGAAAGCTTAATCCATTTCCACAGCAAACTTACATACGACTTTCCCTTTCGGGAAACCCCAAGCACTTACACAACCGTGGATTACCTTACAGGCGAAGGGCGATTAGAGCTTCTCccttatttctatattacaaTGGGAGTGAGATGGCTACTAATTAGGTGGAGTAGAGTGGCGGATGTCTTCGGTGGCTTTCGGTTCTGCGCGCCGTCTTCTGGTGGTTGTGTCGAATGCGTGCGTCTGGCTTAGACCTGGGCAaacgtcgggtcgggttcgggtcgggtcaaggtcgggtcacgggtcgcataggacggcccgcgcccgacccgtacctatcaccgggtcgggtcgggtcgggttggcccgtgcaccctgcgcgggcgtgtcgggtcgggttttttcgggttgggtcaggttttttggcctttgggtcgggtttttcgggttgggtcgggttttgggtcaaaaaatacggcccgcgcccacccgccacgtagctcgggtcgggtcgggtcgggtttttttcgggcgggttgggtcgggttgttcgggtcgggtgacccatgcccaggtctagtctggcttctccttttatagacgggAGGAGCTTCCAGGCTTCAGGAAGCGCTGGACACCCGGCGTCTTCAATTATCCTCCTTTACTGTTGTCTGGACAGCTGGACGATAACGCCGGCTTCAATAATTGTCCTGCTTACTGTTGgaattactgtttattctttttgcCTTGTCCACTTCCTTCATGTGATATTCTCTGGATATATTCGAGAATATATTCGGTGTGTATAGTCTTCCACGCCTAAATGATTGATGTCGCAGACATCAAGCAAACACTCTGGCATGTTTATCCTTATCCCACGGTGAAATTGTTGATAACTCCTTATCAACACTGGCAGGTATCTTAAATATTAACACATatttaattttcataatttataaTTCTTAATACTCTTGTTGCTGCCCATGACCACGAATATCCAGCATATCATCATCAGATATTAGCATATTCATTTTTAATTCATAATCCTTCTTTATATTTTCTTCATAGTCCTTCTTTATGgcatcaaaatttttctttatttcatGCTTCACTTCTTGCCATATTTCTTCTTTTATATCTTTCTTCAATTGAGGAATTATTGAATCTAGCCTTTCTTTGATCTTCTTTTCAACATATTCTTCATTTGATGTTTCTTTTTTTACAGCATCCTTATATGTGGGTATTCTTGAAGGTCCATCTTCTCTTATATTTATTCCAGGCAAGTTTGTCTTTACCTCATTTGTCTTTCTGTATTTTTGAATATATTCTTTTGCTGCAGGCTCTAGGAAATAATTTATTCCTAAAATATTTCTTGCATATGATAGGGCTTGATCAATATCTAGGTATTTTTCCATGATATTCCTccatctttttctctttctatttgcTGAGCTATAACTTCTTCAAATGTTACATATATTCCTGGTGTCTTTCTCCTATATATGACATATATGGGTTTCTTTTCTATATTGCTCGATAGATCTTTTGGCTGTATCTTCCCATTGATCATATGAAAATATTCAGCTAAACTATTTAATATTGCAAGCATATAACCTCTATCATCTCTCTTATTATTATATTGGAACCAAAAATTATCTAAAACACATTCTTGCATTTCATCTAAGACAATATGGTCTTTAGGCTTAAATTTATAAGTATTTGGTGGAAAGATTCTCAATCTGTTTTCAGTTCCAAAGCTGAAACTTTCACCATCAGTAGGACTCATTCCTCTCTTCATTCCTGCAAAATAGATGATCGTGAAAATATATCAGGCAAGGTATTATCTTTACCTTTTATATGCTCGAAGATTACTTTATAACCATTTCCTGTAATGATATCTTCAA from Panicum virgatum strain AP13 chromosome 7N, P.virgatum_v5, whole genome shotgun sequence includes the following:
- the LOC120682441 gene encoding beta-glucuronosyltransferase GlcAT14A-like, producing the protein MRPRRLPPCLAVAALLFLLLLLCASSSSPVLFAWRSSAASRPAPPRAEWGPGRPPSFAYWISGTRGDARRVLRLLRAVYHPRNRYLLHLDAGAAAGEREALARAVRQDEPAWREFRNVDIVGEAYAVDRTGSSALAAVLHGAAVLPRIGAHWDWLITLSAEDYPLVTQEDLLYAFSFVPRDLNFIDHTSELGWKRHERFEKIIVDPSLYTDRNTEPFPSKEIRQMPDTFQIFTGSPWVILSRNFAEHCVHGWDNLPRKLLMYFANTAYSVESYFQTLICNSSDFLNTIVNGDLRYFVWDDPPGLDPLVLNESHFENMLNSSAAFARRFEEDTPVLKKMDDELLNRSPVQLVPGVWCPNLGKEQNGTDVDLCSKWGDINTVRPGRGGERLRQFISEISQARGCH